In the genome of Patescibacteria group bacterium, the window ATCGTAAATTTTTTGAAAAATAGGCAAACTTTGAAGCATTATTTTAGTATTTCTTAAAAAATAAAATCTGTGGATAACTTTATTGATTAGGTTTCGCCCTGTGTTATACTAAACTATAGATAAACAAGTCCTTTGCTAGCGAAAGTCGGCTTCACGCCGTGCTTCCGAGTAATCGGAACTAGCTACAAAGGGCTTATTTTATTTAGATCAAATTTATTTTTCTGATTATAAAAATTTTTTGGGTATTTATTAAAGTCATAAATGTCCACTAAATAAGATATCTTCTCCATCATGAAGTTTAAAAACCTTGTTTCCTTTTTTATAAATGCCCGCTGAACCGCCCAATTCATATAATCTATAACCTGTAGACAAGGTTCACCAATGGGTGTTTGCACTTTAATATCATAATCAGTATTAATTTTTTTATCCCACTTTTTCTCAAATTTTAACCTTGCTTTTATAACTGCATTCTCTATAGGCTCTTGTCTCTTCCTGTCCCCTCGCTGCGCGAAATAAATTTTGCTATCTTGCTTGTGCAGTTTATTTTCAAATAATTTTATTATCATATCATCATAAAATTCTTGTATCTTGCGATGGTGGCGTTTAATAAAAATATCTTCTTTTTTACGAGCAACAATAAATTCAGCCTTAAAATTTAAATTGATCAATTGTTTAAAAACCTTTTCTCTTATCTCTGGACAATCATCTTTGGCGTGAAAATAAAGTAAAGACTTTTGTAATGAAGG includes:
- a CDS encoding DUF3800 domain-containing protein: MLTHYFVDESGDPVFYDKVGRVIVGRPGCSPILLIGLMRTDDPKPIRVALEKLRSEIAADKYFQEIPSLQKSLLYFHAKDDCPEIREKVFKQLINLNFKAEFIVARKKEDIFIKRHHRKIQEFYDDMIIKLFENKLHKQDSKIYFAQRGDRKRQEPIENAVIKARLKFEKKWDKKINTDYDIKVQTPIGEPCLQVIDYMNWAVQRAFIKKETRFLNFMMEKISYLVDIYDFNKYPKNFYNQKNKFDLNKISPL